A single genomic interval of Bos indicus isolate NIAB-ARS_2022 breed Sahiwal x Tharparkar chromosome 5, NIAB-ARS_B.indTharparkar_mat_pri_1.0, whole genome shotgun sequence harbors:
- the LOC109558753 gene encoding olfactory receptor 6C3-like encodes MNHTVITEFVLLGLSDDPELQIVIFLFLLITYVLSVTGNLTIITLTWVDFHLQTPMYFFLRNFSFLEISFTTVCIPRFLGAIITRDKTISYNNCAAQLFFSIFMGVTEFYILTAMSYDRYVAICKPLHYTTIMSRKLCSLLVLCAWLSGFLTIFPPLMLLLQLDYCASNVIDHFLCDYFPLLQLSCSDTWLLEVMGFYFALVSLLFTLALVILSYMYIVKTILRIPSASQRKKAFSTCSSHMIVIFISYGSCIFMYANPSAKEKASLTKGVAILNTSVAPMLNPFIYTLRNQQVKQAFKDMVYKAVFCANK; translated from the coding sequence atgaaccaCACTGTGATCACAGAGTTTGTCCTTCTAGGCCTTTCTGATGATCCTGAGCTTCAGATtgtgattttcctctttttattaatCACATATGTATTAAGTGTCACTGGAAACCTGACTATTATCACCCTAACCTGGGTGGACTTCCATCTCCAGACACCAATGTACTTCTTCCTCCGAAACTTCTCTTTCTTAGAAATCTCCTTTACTACTGTGTGCATCCCTAGATTTCTGGGGGCAATTATCACCAGGGACAAGACTATTTCTTACAACAATTGTGCAGCCCaactatttttctctattttcatggGGGTGACTGAATTTTACATTCTAACTGCCAtgtcctatgaccgctatgttgcCATCTGCAAGCCCCTGCATTACACAACCATCATGAGCAGGAAACTCTGCAGCCTGCTTGTGCTCTGCGCATGGCTCAGTGGGTTTCTGACCATTTTCCCACCCCTTATGCTTCTCCTCCAGCTGGATTACTGTGCTTCCAATGTCATTGATCACTTTTTGTGTGACTATTTTCCCCTTTTACAATTGTCTTGTTCAGATACATGGCTCCTAGAAGTAATGGGTTTTTACTTTGCTTTGGTTAGTTTGCTGTTCACTTTGGCATTGGTGATTTTGTCTTATATGTACATTGTCAAGACTATTTTGAGAATCCCATCTGCCAGTCAGAGAAAAAAGGCCTTCTCCACTTGTTCCTCTCACATGATTGTCATCTTCATCTCCTATGGAAGCTGTATATTCATGTATGCTAATCCCTCGGCCAAAGAAAAGGCATCATTGACAAAAGGGGTAGCTATTCTCAATACCTCTGTggcccccatgctgaaccccttcatctacacCTTGAGAAACCAGCAAGTAAAACAAGCTTTCAAAGACATGGTCTATAAAGCAGTGTTTTGTGCTAATAAATGA